The sequence ACTTCTTTTAAAATCTGCTGGTTCAGATCTCACGCAATGGATAGCGCGTTCATCTTTCTTTATGCCTAGCGATTATGCTTTATGGCTTCCACCATCTTTGCAAAACATATCATATGTTAATCTTCCAATTGCCCTGGAAAGTCGGGGGCATTTTGTCCGTAAAGATAGAATGGGCCGTTGGAGTAATTTTACAGTTCAGCTCAAACTTGGAGAGGGGAGCTTAAGGCAAGATCATAATGCGCCTCTTATGGTTTCTCATGGGAATTTTAAAATCATAGGGCAGAATGATTTATCTGCTCCATTATCGCAGAGAGTAAAGCTGCAAATTCCACAAGGCCATCTGACATTACGTGATGACAATCATCAAAATGCGGATTTTTTTCTTAATGGAGAGATGAAGTCAGATGATCTTTTTACACCCAAAAATATAAAAATCACTCTTGCTCTTGCTGTTCCCAAACTCGATTTTGCACATCTGGCATCTATATGGCCTGTTAATCTAGTAGAAGGTGGAAGGCGCTGGATTTCAGCAAACATGACTTCTGGTTTGGCTGAAAAATTTAAACTTAAAGTCACTTTGGAAAGTCGTCATGGGTGGAGTGATATTGACGCAACGGGTTTGGAAGGCGGTTTATGGGGTCATGACCTTACTGTTCATTGGTTAAAACCCTTACCGCCTGTAAGACATATTAAAGCTCATGCTCATTTTTTATCTGCTGATGCGCTTCAAATCGATTTAAAACACGGGAAACTCATTACAGGAAAAGGAACGATTAATGTTCCCACAGGTCGCATCTTACTGACTGGTCTCTCAAAGCGGGATCAAAATGGGGATATCCGCCTTAATTTAAAGGGGGAATTACCAGGTTTTTTAGAAGTTCTCTCTCATCCCAGGCTGAAGCTCTTATCGCGTTATAATATTCCTTTAAGGAATGTTAAAGGCTTGCTTGAGGGTGATTTGGGTTTGACCTTGCCGCTTGATAGTCGTGTTTTGATGTCAGATATTGGCTTTGATGTGAAAGCAAAATTTGACCAGGTTGGATTTTACAACCCAGTTATTGGGGCGTTAGAACAAGGTCAGGGTTTTTTTCGTGTCACAAGCTCTGAGCTTACAGCAGAGCTTCAAAGCGTAGTAAGACATATTCCGCTCTCTTTATCTGTCAAAGAATCATTTGCGAAAAAACCGCCTGGTGAAATTGACCGGGCATTAAAGGTACAGGCCACTGTCAAACCAGAGCAATTAGCTCAGCTAGGTATAAATTTACCTCCTCATATGATGAGCGGTAAAATTTTAGCACAGGCACATTATGACCAAATGCAGACAGTATCTAAGAAAGCTCAAAGTGACTTATCACTCTCACTTGACTTAACTCACGTTAATTTCAAAGCGCCTTTCTGGCAAAAGAGCGCGGGCGCTCCAGCGCACATAACGGGGCATGCTCAATGGTTGGATGGCATGCTTACTTCTATTGATCATTTAAATGGCAATGGCCCTGCTTTAAAAATAAAAGGGCAAGCTGTCTTGAATAATGGCGATATAACCGGGTTAACTGTCACTCCCCTTCTTATTGGGAGAAATAAAGGTAGCTTAACTTTAGGGTGGCCTATAAACAATCAAAAGGAAAAAGATTATAAGGTTTTCTTTAAAGGTGATGTTTTGGATATATCGCCCTGGCTAGCCAAAAAGCCTGCAACAAATTCAAAGAAAAAAGATGAGATTCCCCAAAAGGCGCTCTTAAATCCAATATCCCTTCCAACAGGGAATTGGGCAGTAGCTGTAACAGCCAAAAAAATCTTTTACGATCAGGATCAGTTTTTTTCTAATTTTTTAGCTGGTGCACATTGGGCAGAACAGAGTTTGCGAGAAGCACATATTTCTTTAGCAAGGCCCTATAAGCTTGGGGTGGTCCTGGAAGATAGCTCTACAGACCCGCTTAAAAAACGCTTTACCTTCAGTAGCAGTAATGTAGGGGGACTTCTCTCTAAATTGAATCTGACAAAGCAGCTTGAAGGGGGGAGGTTTCAGCTTAATGGGTATTTTAAAAATCAGCAGGAAGAAAATGCCTTTGGTTTAGGTTTGGGGCCTTTTTACGGTAAAATGCAATTACGCAATATCGCTATTTTGAACCCTCCTGCTATTTTAAAATTAGCAACGTTTTTTTCTCCAACGAAATGGGGGCAGTTAGGGCGAAATCGATTTGAAAATGTAGATGCATCTGCCACTTTAAGAGTAGATGATAAACGCCTTATTTTTCACAATGGGCAATTGGGAAATAATGCTTTAGGGGGGTGGTTCAGAGGTGTTATGAATTTGAAAACGCAAATTCTTAAAATGAAAGGAACAATTTCTCCTTTCTTTTCCTTTAAAGAACCTTCTCGTAAATTACACAAAGAAGAAGCGATCACTAAGCTGAAAAAGAAACTGAGTTTGACAGCATTAACTTATAAAATTGACGGAACTCTGGCTAATCCGCATATTGACGTAAATCCCTTTTCTATCTATTCGCCCGCTCCTTAAAGTTATCTTTCCAATCTTGTGATTTAGAAAGTCTAAATCACTACAAGACTTTAGAGGGAGCAGTCACATCCAGAGGCAATGAATGTCGCATATTGTTCCTGATCTTTTTGGCTCTCCTTCAGCTCCTAAAGGCGATATAAAAACGCCAGGGCGTAGCACAACTGCTGAAAAGATGCCTCATAACAGGCATAATGTCCCCCGTACTCAACCTTTGGCAGACCGCTTAAGACCACAAAAATTAGAAGATGTGAGCGGACAGGAGCATCTTTTAGGTCCAGATGGCACTTTAAGCCGTATGCTTGAAAGCGGTAGCCTTCCCAGCCTTATTTTATGGGGCGGTCCAGGATGTGGTAAAACAACAATAGCGCGTTTATTAGCCAGTAAGGCAGATTTGTTTTTTGCGCAAATATCAGCAGTTTTTTCAAATGTATCTGAGTTGCGCAAAGCCTTTGATGAGGCTGATCGCCGTTTGGAAGCAACAGGAAGAGGAACGCTTTTATTTGTTGATGAAATTCACCGCTTTAATCGTGCTCAACAAGATAGTTTCCTCCCTTTTGTAGAAAGAGGCACTATTGTTCTTGTCGGGGCAACGACCGAAAATCCCTCTTTTTCACTAAATGCGGCACTTCTCTCGCGTTGTCAGGTTCTTGTTTTAAACCGGCTTGACCATGTATCTCTTGAAGAGCTTTTAAAACGTGCAGAGCGTGAAGTAGGGCGTCCTTTGCCCCTGACACCAGAAGCGCGTGTTTCGCTTTGCGCCATGGCTGACGGAGATGGCCGCTATCTCCTGAATATGACAGAACAGGTTCTTGCTCAACGTCCTCGGAAACAGGGTAGTGACCTTACAGATTTTGGTCCCGCCGAGTTGGCAACAATTTTGTCTCGTCGTCCCGTTCTCTATGACCGTGACCGGGAAGAGCATTATAACCTGATTTCAGCTTTGCATAAATCTTTGCGGGGGAGTGATCCTGACGCGGCTTTATACTGGTTTGCCAGAATGCTCGAAGGAGGAGAAGATCCCCGTTATATTGCTCGCCGTCTCGTACGTTTTGCTGCTGAAGATGTAGGTGAGGCTGATCCCACATCCCTTCCTCTCGCTCAGGCAGCCTCGCAGGCTTATGAAAGGTTGGGCTCACCAGAAGGAGAGTTAGCCCTGGCTCAGCTTGTGGTGCATTTGGCTGTGGCCTCCAAATCTAATGCTGTATATGTGGCATATAAGGCAGCACGGCAGTTAGCGCGTCAGACTGGAAGCCTTATTCCACCGGCTCATATACGTAATGCCCCCACGAAATTGATGAAAGATCTTGGTTATGGTAAAAATTACGCTTATGACCACGATGAAGAAGATGCGTTTTCGGGGCAAAATTATTTCCCTGATGGGATGGAGCGTGTAACGCTTTATCGTCCTACTAATCGTGGCTTCGAAGAGAGAATTCAGAAACGCCTTGATATCTTGGCTCAAAAACGGGCATCCCGCCACACATGACAGTTCAAAATCGCATTATTACCGAAGATGAAACGGATTTACGTCTAGATCGCTGGTTTCGTCGCCATTACCCTCATATAACTCAAGGTGCTGTGCAGAAATTGTGCCGCAAAGGGCAAATACGTGTTGATGGAGGGCGGGTTCAGGCCAATCATCGCCTTATTGCCGGCCAAAAAGTACGTATTCCTCCCATGCCTAATGTGGAGCAGCCTGCGCCTCTACCGCCGCCCGACCCTGCTTTGCTAAAGCGTGTTGAGTCCATGATTTTATATCAGGATGATCAGCTTATTGTGCTTAATAAACCTTCTGGTCTGGCAACTCAGGGGGGGCCTGGTATCACTGAGCATGTTGATCAGATGATTGAGGTTTTACGTCCAAAAGGGGGTGATCGCCCAGGCTTGTTCATAGACTGGATCGCGATACGTCGGGTGTTCTTCTTTTGGCCCGTACTCCTGGTGTTGCGGCAAAGCTTGCCTCGTCTTTTCGCACACGTGATGTTGAAAAAACCTATTGGGCTATTGTTGTTGGGCGTCCTAATCCATCTGAAGGTATTATTGATCAGCCACTTGCCAAAGTTGGGGCAGGGGAGCCGCTCTTATTGTGCCAGCACAGCGTGGTGATGAAGATGCCATGTCAGCCAAAAGTTCATATGAAATTATTGATAGTGCAGGGCGTAAATTTAGCTGGTTAAAACTTTCTCCTTTAACAGGACGAACTCATCAATTGCGTGTGCATTGTGAAAGTTTAAAAACCCCTATTTTGGGAGACCCTCGTTATGGTGGGAAGGCGGCTCATCCTGATGGCTTTATCAATAAACTGCATTTACATGCGCGCCAGCTAGAATTTCCTCATCCTGCGGGGGGAACGTTGCGTGTTACGGCGCCTCTGTCACAACATATGACAGAAAGCTTTAAAGCATTAGGTTTTGTCGCGGGCACCACAGAGCACCCAATGAGAAAACGCTAATTTTGCTAAAGTGCAAGATAAATAGACGCTAAGAAAAGAAGGTCAGGCTTGATGAAAAAGCTTTTAGGTGGCTTGCTTGGTTTATTGCTCGCTTTCATTGCCATAAGCGTAGGAGCCCATTTCCTTGCTGATCAAGATACGATCCGCAAGCAGGTCGTGCAGGCTGTCAAACAGCAGACCGGGCTTAATTTAACGATGGAAAAAGCCACCTTTCAGCTTTTGCCCTGGCCGTCATTTCATGCCGAAGATGTGCGCTTGGCCCGCCCCATTGTGCTGCTTTTGTTACAGCACGATTGGTTCATGCTGATATGTCTTTCTTAGCACTTTTTCATCGTGAGATTGCTCTTCAGGATTTCACGGCAGAAGGAGCAAACGCTAATTTTTCTACTTCGCCTAATCAAAAATGCTCAAGCTGGTTTGATGTTGCAGGTTATAAAAATGCAAATATCTCTGACGGACCAGATCTTAAAGATAAAGCAAAAGATTCAACGCCCTGGAAAGTCTCTTTTGATTCATTGCGCCTTAAAAATACGCAGCTAAAGTGGGATAATGGCGACATAAAAACAGAAAAGCTTCAAGGCAGTGTCTTTATTGAAAGGCTTGATCTTGCAGCCCTGACAAGTGCTAGTCCATCAATCAACTTAAAGGCATCTCGGGATAATGTTCCTTTTACTCTTATCGGGCATCTTGGTCCTTTAAAAGATATTTTTGCCTCATTACCAACAAGACCCTGGGCCTTTAGTGTGGGGCTAAATTTTGGCCCAGATCAGAAAAATGATCATGTAACTATTGATGGTACAATGAGAGACTTTCCTCGTCTGGATAAGGCTCTTTTTACCCTTCAGGGCCACATTGATAACTTGCAGGATTGGCAGGCGCTTTTCCCCGATAGGCACTTTGGGGATGTTCGTAATATTAGCGGTAAAATTAGCTTAAAATTTAGTGAGGCAGCTCAAGAGGCTTTACCTTATAGCACCTATATGAAGTTTATGGGCTATGATTTAAATCCTGTTGCCGTGGCACTCAAACTTGGTGAAGTTAATTTGCCTGATGCGGCTTTAAAGGCGCATGATATAGAGTTCATGGCAGAGGGCTCTTCTGTTCCTTTAAGAATAGAAGCGGCGCTGGAACTAGGAAAATCATCCTGGCAAATGCTGGCTAATTTGGGTGATTTTGCACAAATTATGTCTTTACTGCATGGTGAAGATGAAGCGCAAATTCCACTTGATGTGCAGTTAAGAGAGCGGGCGTTGCTATCAAAACAGACATCACCAAATAAGGTCTCAGAAGGTGTTAACAGTCAGGGCAATTTTCAGCTTCATGCCAAAGGTGTGCTTGGCCTAGGAACAAGCCAAATTTCTTTTAATGGAGAAGGGAAAGCCTTTAAATTTCCACAGCTCTCTCTCCTGCCCGAATTTCTTAATAATATAGTGACTGATACGACATTTCACGATGTTGCCTTACAGTCTGATTTAAAGCTTGAAGATCTTTCCGCTAAAGGTCAGCTTGCAGCAGCTTCACTTCAAAATATTAAATTCAAAAGCCGTGAATTAGAGGGTGAAGGTGAGATTGCCCTTTCTCAGCTTTCTTTAAAGCAACCTCGTTATGATGTGCATTTGCACTTCAAAACTATTGACGGTAACAGTTTTTTATCCTCATCCGAGGCTTCAAAAGAGACAGTAGAAAAGTCTCATTCAGTTCGTAAGAACATGAATCAGGCTCAGAATAAAAATCTCTTTTTTAAAAATTTGCGTTACCTATCAAAAGGATGGGATGGTCTGCTTGATGTAAAATCAGATCATTTCACTCTGGGGCCGCTCATTTATGACAATGTAGCCTTTTATGCCCTCATGGGAGGGGATAAAATTACAGTTGATCCAATTTCGGCACAATTTGGTGACACGCCCCTTAGAGCACGCTTTTCCTACAATAATACAAGTGAGGCTCCTTTATTACATGTGAGCACCGGATCATTTGTTCTACCGGCTTCCTTGTTATTAGAAAGCTTCCATAAACCAAGCTTTATTGAAGGTAATATGTGGCTTGATGGTCATATTGAGGCACAAGGGGAAAGCTGGCCAAGCATAATGTCTTCTCTGAAAGGTCCTGTTGATATTTCTCTGATTGATGGAAAGATCAAAAAATCCTTTCTTGCTCCGTTGGCTGGACCAGCTGCACCTTTATTGACATTGGGAAAACCAACTCTAAAGCTCCATTGTGCTTTAGGTAGTATGAAATTTCTGAATGGTATTGCGGATTTTAATAGTATCGTCTTTCAAACAAAACATTATGCTATGCAAGGCCGTGGTAAGGTCGATCTGAACGAAAACTCATTGGACCTTGTTATTAACCCACATTTAAACGCTATTGATCGTGAGGTTTCGGCTTCTATGGAAGTGACAGGGTCCTGGAGCCATCCACGCATAACAGCTTTACGTAATAAGGAAGGTTATTTTCAGCTAGATCTAGGCAAGGCTGGGTCTGACAATGATCCTTGCTCAAATGCTTATAAAAAAGCTCATACGGGCCATGAAGTGCCAGCGTTGGGGCCTCAATCAGAACCCAAAAAAGGTAACATTAAAGATATTCTAAAAAGCTTGGATATTGGAGGAAAATTATAATGTCCTCATTGCCTAAGAGATTCTGGAAAAAAGTAACTTTGAAAGAGAGTGAAGGCCTTTATGGCCCCGCTCTCGATAACCGGCCAGTAAAGCTTACGGGCGGAGCTATATTAGCTGTTAGGTCAAAAATTTTAGCACAAGCTTTAGTGGATGAATGGAATATTATAAAAGAGGGAGAGTTTATTTCTCCCGATAAAATCCCTCTCACGCGTATTGCAGGGAGCCATATTGAACAAATTGTCCCACATCTTTCCGAAACAAAAAAATCTCTTTTTTCTTTTGGATTAGATGATGCCCTTTCTTATCCGAGCAAAGCGCAGGATGAGAGTGTGGCGCAAAAATTATATCAGTGGATAAGAGGCATGAAGAGTGATTTGGAACCTCTTCAGGCAAAAGATTTAAGCCCTTTAGAGCATAAAGACTCTTACAAAGTCGCTCTTCAATGCCTTATTGAAAATTTAGAGCCGGATCAACTTGTTATATTAAGGCTTTTAGCGCCCTTAATGAGTAGTTTTTGGCTTTCTTTTGCTTTGATCAATAATGTTATTTTGCCAGAAGAAGGCTTTCTATTTGCCTATGCTGATGAATATCAGCAATTGCGCGACTGGGGGCATGATGAGGTTTTTGCCAAATCTTTAGAGCATAAAAAACAGGAATTTTTTGATATTATCCGTTACTGGTCATTGCTCCATAGTGACCCTGTCTCATAAGAAAAAACCCCGGTATGACTTAACCGGGGTTTTTGACATCTAACTATTTTGCAAAAAATTAATCGACGTCATCAGGCACCATAATGCTAACAGCAGCTGTAGCAGCAATGCCTTCTTCACGCCCTGTAAAGCCTAAACGCTCTGACGTTGTTGCTTTGACAGAAATACGGGAAACAGAGACGTTCAGAAGTTCAGCCAAACGCTCCCTCATAGCTTGAGCATGGGGGCCAATTTTGGGGCGTTCACAAATGATAGTGATATCAGCATTAACCAGATAGCCGCCTTTTTTGCGAATGAGCTCGCCAGCATGAACCAGGAACCGGGCTGAATCCATGTCTTTCCATTTATTTTCACTAGGGGGAAAGTGACGCCCAATATCGCCTTCGGCTAAAGCGCCGTAAATGGCATCGCATAAAGTATGAATACCCACATCCGCATCGGAATGACCAGCCAGGCCTTTTTCATGAGGGACTTCAATACCGCATAAAATCAGTTTGCGATCCTCAGCAAAGGCATGAACGTCATAGCCAAGTCCGACACGAGGAACAAATGTTTTAGAAGCCTGGTCTATGATACGCTCAAGCCGCATAAGATCCTCCATTACGGTCAATTTAATATTGTCTTCAGAGCCTTGTACAATAGCAACATGATGCCCTTCTAACTCTAAAAGAGCAGCATCATCAGTATGGGCATCGCGGTGGCGCTGATGCAGGTCATGTAAAAGAGGGAATGAAAAACCCTGTGGCGTTTGGGCACGCCATAAATTTTCGCGAGAGACTGTATCAATAATTATATTTTGCGAGACTTTTTTAAGCGTATCACTCACAGGAACAGCAGGAATGACACCTGGATAAGTCTCAAGAGCTTCTAGTGTTTCAAGAATTACACGCTCAGGGACAATAGGGCGCGCACCATCATGAACGAGCACGATATCAGGAGGGTTGGGCAATTTAGCTAAAGCTTCCAGGCCTGCACGAACACTATCATGGCGCTCAGCTCCACCTGGTACGGGGGGTAATACATCCAGCCCCTCTAAGGCATGAGCAAGAAGAGGGTCACTTCCAACAGGTTGTACTATATCCACAAAGGGGAGAAGTGCCATAGCAGCATGGCGGATAATGGGTTCACCTTTGAGGCAATGAAACTGCTTGCAGATTGTCTCTTTTTGCGGTGAGGAAGCGGCACCGGCCGCAAAGCGGCGCCCTTGACCAGCGGCTAATAGTAAAGCAGCAATGCGTTTACGTGGGGCAGAAGACATACCCAAACTGAGTCCTTCCTTTAAATTAATGAATTAAGCCACTTTGGTGCGGGCTATCGAGGCTGAACATAGGAATAGATACATAAAAATAATGATCTTCTCCCACCAGAGTGGCATGATAATGACCTACCATAAAACCAGTAGGCGTTTTTAATTCAGCACCGGAAGTATATTCAAAATGCTCTTTGGGGGGAATGATGGGCTGCTCGCCAGCAATCCCCTGGCTGTAAGAACTACTTTTCTTTCCCGTGCTGTCAAGAACAGTCCATGTTCGCCCTGTAAGCTGGACTGTTTCTTTCCCGCCATTTTCAATAATGACGTAATAAACCCATGTGTAAAGCTGCTCTGTTGGATCTGAAAGTTCTTCAATCCAGATAGGGCGGACAGTGACTGTAATATCCCCTGTTTTAGCACTAAAACTTGGAGGTGAAATCAGAGAGGTGGCATCACTCAACCCATGCTCTAAACTTTCTGGAAACTGTGATGAATGATCTGACATACTCTCCCTTATAGGCCTTTAAGGTCTCTATTCGGCCTGTTTCTCCAAGGATCCACTCACTCTCCTCGGTCCCTATTACAGCTCTTAAAATGGCACCATTATGGTTTTGATAAAACTTAAATTTTTAGAGCAGCGTCTGTAGCTTGTTTTAGCTCTTCAATCAAATCTTGCGGATCTTCTAGTCCAATAGAAAGTCGAATAACACCATCGCTAATACCCAATTCTGCTCGCTCTTCGGCTGAGATTTTTTTATGCGTTGTTGTGGCAGGGTGCGTTGCCAAGCTTCTTGCATCGCCCAAATTATTGGAAATAGCGATGATAGAAAAAGCATTCATGCAGGCAAAAGCCCCTTTTTGTCCATTAACTACCTCAAAAGCGATAAGAGAACCACCATCTCTCATCTGTTTTTTTGCAAGTTCTCTTTGAGGGTGATCAGCGCGTCCTATATAGCGCACGTTTTTGACACCGGGCATTTCGGCCAGGGCATCAGCTACTGAGGCAGCATTTTGTGCCATAGTTCTGGCTCTGAGGTCGAGTGTTTCTAGCCCTTTAAGTAATACCCAGGCATTGAAGGGAGAAAGGCTATTGCCAGTATTACGCACAAAAGGCTGAAGAGTTTCTGTTATCCATTGATGGCTCCCTAAAACAGCACCGCCTAAAGTACGGCCCTGACCATCAAGATGTTTAGTGCAGGAATAAATCACAACGTCAGCGCCCAGCGCTAATGGCCTTTGCCCTACGGGAGTAGCAAACACGTTATCGACCATTAAAACAGCGCCCGCCTTGTGAGCATATTCAGAAATTTTGCGTATATCGAGCACGTCTAGCATCGGGTTAGAAGGGGTCTCAATAAGCACAGCCTTTGTAGGAAAGGAAAGAGCGTCTTTCCAGGCGGCTTCGTCCAGCCCGTCGATTAAAACTGTCTCTACACCATAGCTTGGCAAAAGATGCGTTAACAGCCAATGAGTTGAGCCAAATAAGGCTTTTGCAGCTACAACCCTGTCACCTGATTTAACATGGCTGAGAAGAGCACAGGATACGGCCCCCATGCCTGAAGACATGGTCAAACAGGCCTCTGCTCCTTCAAGTAAAGCGAGGCGTTCTTGAAGCGTATCGACTGTGGGATTTCCGTAGCGAGAATATTGATAATGCTCAATTGTGCCTTCAAACGTTGCTGCTGCTTGTTCTGCACTATCATATACATAGCCAGATGTCATAAAGAGCGCTTCAGACGTTTCTCCATGCACTGTTCTGTTAGGGGCATTATGAAGAAGCTGAGTTGCTAAGCGCCAGGCTGAATCAGTTTTTGTTTGTTTTGGAAATTGTGACATTAAAAAACCCTCCATTACAGTCATGTTCCGAGACATAATCTGTGGCGGGCCGTGGAAGTCCTGCTCTTTAATAAGCAAACAGGGCCTCTTTAGCGCAATTATTTAACCTCGCCGCAAGCCGGCCGCTCAAATCACGAGGAGAATTTCAGCTTTCTCGCCAAAATTCTGGGGGAATTATGCGAGGCAGTTACTATGACGTCAAGAGGGAATATGGAGCAAACGCGAAACAGGGGAAAGGGATTGCATGAGCCTAAAGGAAAGGTTATAGAAACCTCCGATGCGGATGTAGTTCAATGGTAGAACGGCAGCTTCCCAAGCTGCATACGGGGGTTCGATTCCCCTCATCCGCTCCAGATTTCTCTAAAATTATCTCTATTTTTCGGGCAGAGTGTCTTGATACGTTTGTCCATTCCAGATCCATTTATCATTTTTGTCGATAATAAGATCGTACATGCCTTTGTGGCGTGTGGAAAGCACAGCGATATCGCCATTCACAGCATCAAGAACCGGTACCCACTGCGGGCCTCTATGAAGATAAACCGAGGTTGTGCATCCCGCTGAGCCACAAAGTCGTGCAGACTGAATCTGCACAAAAAGCCCCTTATCGTTTTTATGCTGGGAAAGAGGTGCTGAGCCAATCAAAATGACAGGAACATCATTATGTGCAGCAGCGTCTTCCAAAATATCTTTATTTAAAGAACGTGCAATTTTATCCAGCTTTGTTCCGGGCTGTGCTGTAAGTAAAACAGGTTTCGAATGTGCTTTGTGCCGATGATGAACTGTCTTAGCCATAAGAGGAGAGGCAAGATTACCAGCACCTGTTATAAGTGTGAGCGCTAAAAACGTTTTGCAAATTTTAGATTTTGATAAATACCGCATAACCTCTCCATATTTATAATAATAGAATATTACCTAAAGGTTATTCATGTCTTAACGTCACGACAAGTACATCACGATAAGCAGGCTTATCTGGGTCCTCTGGTTCTACATTTGTTACACCATGATAGACTTTGTGATCATTGACAATAGCCGTATCAAGAGGGGCGGCGAGTGTAAAACTACCTAAGAGAGTTTTACGATCGAGAGCATGAATTGTGGTTATGCCTTCCTTAATATTTTCGCGGTGAATCATAATTACCAAAACTAAATCTACACCATCGCGATGCATGCCTTCAGGAGTAGGCTTTGCCTGCTGGCCTTTTGCTGCCTCAATGCGAAATTGATGTATTTCGCTATGCCAGGACTTTGGTTTATGTATTT comes from Aristophania vespae and encodes:
- a CDS encoding replication-associated recombination protein A, which encodes MSHIVPDLFGSPSAPKGDIKTPGRSTTAEKMPHNRHNVPRTQPLADRLRPQKLEDVSGQEHLLGPDGTLSRMLESGSLPSLILWGGPGCGKTTIARLLASKADLFFAQISAVFSNVSELRKAFDEADRRLEATGRGTLLFVDEIHRFNRAQQDSFLPFVERGTIVLVGATTENPSFSLNAALLSRCQVLVLNRLDHVSLEELLKRAEREVGRPLPLTPEARVSLCAMADGDGRYLLNMTEQVLAQRPRKQGSDLTDFGPAELATILSRRPVLYDRDREEHYNLISALHKSLRGSDPDAALYWFARMLEGGEDPRYIARRLVRFAAEDVGEADPTSLPLAQAASQAYERLGSPEGELALAQLVVHLAVASKSNAVYVAYKAARQLARQTGSLIPPAHIRNAPTKLMKDLGYGKNYAYDHDEEDAFSGQNYFPDGMERVTLYRPTNRGFEERIQKRLDILAQKRASRHT
- the ispF gene encoding 2-C-methyl-D-erythritol 2,4-cyclodiphosphate synthase, producing the protein MSSAPRKRIAALLLAAGQGRRFAAGAASSPQKETICKQFHCLKGEPIIRHAAMALLPFVDIVQPVGSDPLLAHALEGLDVLPPVPGGAERHDSVRAGLEALAKLPNPPDIVLVHDGARPIVPERVILETLEALETYPGVIPAVPVSDTLKKVSQNIIIDTVSRENLWRAQTPQGFSFPLLHDLHQRHRDAHTDDAALLELEGHHVAIVQGSEDNIKLTVMEDLMRLERIIDQASKTFVPRVGLGYDVHAFAEDRKLILCGIEVPHEKGLAGHSDADVGIHTLCDAIYGALAEGDIGRHFPPSENKWKDMDSARFLVHAGELIRKKGGYLVNADITIICERPKIGPHAQAMRERLAELLNVSVSRISVKATTSERLGFTGREEGIAATAAVSIMVPDDVD
- a CDS encoding AsmA family protein, encoding MKKLLGGLLGLLLAFIAISVGAHFLADQDTIRKQVVQAVKQQTGLNLTMEKATFQLLPWPSFHAEDVRLARPIVLLLLQHDWFMLICLS
- a CDS encoding ATP12 family protein, with translation MSSLPKRFWKKVTLKESEGLYGPALDNRPVKLTGGAILAVRSKILAQALVDEWNIIKEGEFISPDKIPLTRIAGSHIEQIVPHLSETKKSLFSFGLDDALSYPSKAQDESVAQKLYQWIRGMKSDLEPLQAKDLSPLEHKDSYKVALQCLIENLEPDQLVILRLLAPLMSSFWLSFALINNVILPEEGFLFAYADEYQQLRDWGHDEVFAKSLEHKKQEFFDIIRYWSLLHSDPVS
- a CDS encoding YhdP family protein, producing the protein MNFLQYLRPSQAQSWWGRGIRWTICLLVPPFLVALLGVAFLIWRLGQGPLNITPFVSHWRPFVVSGSKQDKNHVALYWDYISLQWLSEKHFSLSALKIHAQGLKLSSAKGHDFDYIHDAQIIFKLRDLIKGTFSPTQGQLIGGHISLKQDPHAAITLDLGKRDNATQGKALPSNKKKIDLAFFHSLILQNFTVRLKKGGDETKKIQLQISKLNLSYESQTGWQGDAALEIQQNHKNIALSLLLKSAGSDLTQWIARSSFFMPSDYALWLPPSLQNISYVNLPIALESRGHFVRKDRMGRWSNFTVQLKLGEGSLRQDHNAPLMVSHGNFKIIGQNDLSAPLSQRVKLQIPQGHLTLRDDNHQNADFFLNGEMKSDDLFTPKNIKITLALAVPKLDFAHLASIWPVNLVEGGRRWISANMTSGLAEKFKLKVTLESRHGWSDIDATGLEGGLWGHDLTVHWLKPLPPVRHIKAHAHFLSADALQIDLKHGKLITGKGTINVPTGRILLTGLSKRDQNGDIRLNLKGELPGFLEVLSHPRLKLLSRYNIPLRNVKGLLEGDLGLTLPLDSRVLMSDIGFDVKAKFDQVGFYNPVIGALEQGQGFFRVTSSELTAELQSVVRHIPLSLSVKESFAKKPPGEIDRALKVQATVKPEQLAQLGINLPPHMMSGKILAQAHYDQMQTVSKKAQSDLSLSLDLTHVNFKAPFWQKSAGAPAHITGHAQWLDGMLTSIDHLNGNGPALKIKGQAVLNNGDITGLTVTPLLIGRNKGSLTLGWPINNQKEKDYKVFFKGDVLDISPWLAKKPATNSKKKDEIPQKALLNPISLPTGNWAVAVTAKKIFYDQDQFFSNFLAGAHWAEQSLREAHISLARPYKLGVVLEDSSTDPLKKRFTFSSSNVGGLLSKLNLTKQLEGGRFQLNGYFKNQQEENAFGLGLGPFYGKMQLRNIAILNPPAILKLATFFSPTKWGQLGRNRFENVDASATLRVDDKRLIFHNGQLGNNALGGWFRGVMNLKTQILKMKGTISPFFSFKEPSRKLHKEEAITKLKKKLSLTALTYKIDGTLANPHIDVNPFSIYSPAP
- a CDS encoding AsmA family protein translates to MSFLALFHREIALQDFTAEGANANFSTSPNQKCSSWFDVAGYKNANISDGPDLKDKAKDSTPWKVSFDSLRLKNTQLKWDNGDIKTEKLQGSVFIERLDLAALTSASPSINLKASRDNVPFTLIGHLGPLKDIFASLPTRPWAFSVGLNFGPDQKNDHVTIDGTMRDFPRLDKALFTLQGHIDNLQDWQALFPDRHFGDVRNISGKISLKFSEAAQEALPYSTYMKFMGYDLNPVAVALKLGEVNLPDAALKAHDIEFMAEGSSVPLRIEAALELGKSSWQMLANLGDFAQIMSLLHGEDEAQIPLDVQLRERALLSKQTSPNKVSEGVNSQGNFQLHAKGVLGLGTSQISFNGEGKAFKFPQLSLLPEFLNNIVTDTTFHDVALQSDLKLEDLSAKGQLAAASLQNIKFKSRELEGEGEIALSQLSLKQPRYDVHLHFKTIDGNSFLSSSEASKETVEKSHSVRKNMNQAQNKNLFFKNLRYLSKGWDGLLDVKSDHFTLGPLIYDNVAFYALMGGDKITVDPISAQFGDTPLRARFSYNNTSEAPLLHVSTGSFVLPASLLLESFHKPSFIEGNMWLDGHIEAQGESWPSIMSSLKGPVDISLIDGKIKKSFLAPLAGPAAPLLTLGKPTLKLHCALGSMKFLNGIADFNSIVFQTKHYAMQGRGKVDLNENSLDLVINPHLNAIDREVSASMEVTGSWSHPRITALRNKEGYFQLDLGKAGSDNDPCSNAYKKAHTGHEVPALGPQSEPKKGNIKDILKSLDIGGKL